One genomic region from Panthera tigris isolate Pti1 chromosome D1, P.tigris_Pti1_mat1.1, whole genome shotgun sequence encodes:
- the ANGPTL5 gene encoding angiopoietin-related protein 5 gives MMYLPQASLLFLNTFIFICGEVIQGNCVHHSTDSPGVNTVEDVSNAKDESKSNDTVYKEDCEELCDVKIKITREEKHFMCRNLQNSIVSYTRSTKKLLRNMMDEQQTSLDYLSSQVNELMNRVLLLTTEVLRKQLDPLPHRPVQSHGLDCTDIKDTIGSVTKTPSGLYIIYPEGSSYPFEVMCDMDYRGGGWTVIQKRVDGITDFQRLWCDYLDGFGDLLGEFWLGLKKIFYIVNQKNTSFMLHVALESEDDTFAYASYDNFWLEDETSFFKMHLGRYSGNAGDGFRGFRKEDNQNAMPFSTSDVDNDGCHPACLVSGQSVKSCSRLSNNTGWWFSQCGLANLNGIHRFPGKLVSTGIQWGTWTRNNSPVRIKSVSMKIRRAYNPYFK, from the exons gaTTCTCCAGGAGTCAACACTGTAGAAGATGTATCTAATGCAAAAGATGAGAGTAAAAGTAATGATACTGTTTATAAGGAAGACTGTGAAGAGTTGTGtgatgttaaaattaaaattacacgagaagaaaaacatttcatgtgta GAAATTTGCAAAATTCTATTGTTTCCTACACACGAagtaccaaaaaactgctaagaAACATGATGGATGAGCAACAAACCTCCTTGGATTATTTATCCAGTCAG GTTAACGAGCTCATGAATCGAGTTCTCCTTCTGACGACAGAAGTTCTCCGAAAACAGCTGGACCCTCTTCCTCACAGGCCAGTGCAGTCACATG GTTTAGATTGTACTGATATTAAAGACACCATTGGCTCTGTCACCAAAACACCAAGTGGTTTATATATAATCTACCCGGAAGGATCTAGTTACCCATTTGAG GTGATGTGTGACATGGATTATAGAGGAGGTGGATGGACTGTGATACAGAAAAGGGTTGACGGGATCACTGATTTCCAGAGGCTGTGGTGTGATTATCTGGACGGATTTGGTGACCTTTTag gtGAATTTTGGCTAGgactaaaaaagattttttatataGTAAATCAGAAAAACACCAGTTTTATGCTGCATGTTGCACTGGAATCTGAAGACGACACATTTGCTTACGCATCATATGACAACTTTTGGCTAGAAGATGAAACAAGTTTTTTTAAGATGCACTTAGGACGGTATTCAGGAAATGCTG GTGATGGATTCCGGGGCTTCAGAAAAGAAGATAACCAAAATGCAATGCCTTTCAGCACATCGGATGTCGATAATGACGGCTGTCACCCTGCATGCCTGGTCAGTGGTCAGTCTGTGAAAAGCTGTAGTCGCCTCAGTAACAACACTGGCTGGTGGTTCAGCCAGTGTGGTCTGGCAAATCTAAACGGCATTCATCGCTTCCCTGGAAAATTGGTCTCAACCGGGATTCAGTGGGGCACATGGACCAGAAACAATTCCCCTGTCAGGATTAAGTCTGTTTCAATGAAAATTAGAAGAGCGTACAATccatattttaagtaa